CTAAGCATTGCATTTTTTGCATGCGCTGAGGCAATTAACGACGCGGCTTTAAGTGCAGAGTTGCTTAAAAGCACAAATACCGGCTGTGTTTTTTCGTCAAGCAAGCCATATATTGCAGATCATAAAAAACTAAACTTTAATAGTTTTATAAACCAAGATTCTTTAGGTGTGCAAATTACTAATATTCTTGGCATAAAAGGGACATTACTTAACTTTTCTGCCGCTTGCGCAACTGGTACGCTTTCCATAATTAAAGCGGCGCAACTTGTGCAAAATGGCGAGTGCGATATTGTTATTGCCGGCTCCGCCGAATCACCGTTAAATGCTTTGTACATTGCCGCTTTTAATAATATGGGTGTGACGACTAAAAACCTGCCAAGACCATTTGATAAAAACCGCGACGGCTTTGCCATAGGCGAAGGAGCCGGAGCAATAATAGTTGAAAGTAAAAAAAGCGCTTTACTGCGAGGGGCAAAAATTTATGGTGAAATTGCTGGCTGGAATATCTCTAACAGCGCCACAAAAGCTTTTGGAGCTACAAACATAAAAATAACCGCTGAGGCGATAAAGAAAACACTCGCAAACTGCAGTTTTCAAGTACCAAATTACATAAACGCACACGGCACTGCGACTAAAGAAAATGACTTTGCGGAGTGCTGGGCAATACAAGAGGCATTTGGCTCAAAAACGCAGTCACTGTGTGTTTCTTCAACAAAGGCAGCCACAGGGCACACACTTGGCTCTAGCGGTGCAATAGAAGCCGCTTTTTGCCTGCTTGCAATGCGCGATAACATTGCCCCACCAACTCTAAACTATGAAACTCCAGATGACTCGTTACCCAATATAAATTTTGTACCAAACTATGCCCAAAATTTAAATATAGATTCGGCACTTTCATTTTCCTTTGGTTTTGGCGGAGCAACCGCAATACTTGCGTTAAAAAAATATGAATAAAAAAATACTTTTGGAGTTAGAAAAAATAAAAAAACAGGGGCTTTTAAGAGCCCTTGTTCAACTACTGCCTTTGCACAACTCTCGCGCCGAAATTAATGGAAAAACTTTTATAAATTTTTCTTCAAACAACTATCTTTCCCTATCAAAAAACCCTTTGGTAATTGCATCCGCCTGCTCAGCCGCAAAAAAATACGGCTCTGGCTCTTGCGCCTCACGGCTTGTTTGCGGCAACTATTCATTGCACAAAGAACTTGAAGAAAAACTTACCTCCTTTAAAGGCACCGAGGCCGCACTTGTTTTCCCAAGCGGGTTTCAGGCAAATTGCGGCACATTAAGCGCGATTGCGGGCATTGGCGATTGCATAATTATGGACGAATACAACCACGCTTCTTTATGGGAAGGCGCAAAACTTTCTAAAAGCAGAATTTTTGCATACGAACATAAAAACATTGACGCATTAGAAAAGATTTTAAAACGCTCAATCCCATATAATCAAAAATTTATTATTACCGACAGTGTATTTTCTATGGATGGCGATTTAGCGCCACTAAAAGAAATTTTCAAATTGGCAAAAACTTACAATGCTACTGTTATCGTAGATGAAGCTCACGCAATTGGGGTTTTTGGTGAGAGTGGCGCAGGGCTTTGTGAAGCACTAAACATTAAAGAAGAAAATGCATTGTATCTTGGAACACTCTCAAAAGCATTTGGATCGCAAGGCGGATTTGTTTGCGGCAGTAAAGAGTTAATTGAATTTATTATAAACCGCAGTCGTGCTTTTATTTACTCAACTTCTCTTGCCCCTGCCTGTGCCGGCGCCGCAATAAAAGCAATTGATCTGACGGTAGATGCAAAAAAGCAAAGAAAAGAGCTGCTTGCAAATGCGCAATACCTAAGAAACCAATTAAACCAAATGGGCTTTGACACACTTAAATCAGAAAGCCAAATAATACCCATTTTAATTGGCGATTCAGTGAATGTTTTGGATTTTTCAAAAAAACTTTATGAAAGCAGCATATTTGCACCTGCAATCAGGCCGCCAACAGTACCAGATGGCACGGCACGCATAAGGATTTCACTTAACACATCACACACCAATGAAGATATTGAAAAATTAATTGAAGCAATAAAAAATGCAAAAGAATCAATCAAAGATGTTCGGTTAAATATTATCTGAAACTAAAGTCCTATCATTGACGAGCTTCTTTTCTGTCGTGTCATCTATGGGCGAGCAAAGCGGGGCAATCTGGCGTCATTGCGAGGAGCAGTAGCGACGAAGCAATCTAATAGTTAAGGCGAGATTGCTTCACCCTTTCGGGTTTCGCAATGACAGTAAAAACCAAGATCCCTCACTATGTTTCGGGATGACAATCAAAAATGACTAATATTTCAATTGCTTTTAATAGTCAAAATTTAACCGAACAAGTGTAAAAATCTATATGAAAAAAATAAAAGGAATATTCATTACAGGAACGGGTACAGATGTTGGTAAAACATATGTTGCCTGCAAAATAGCAGACGCACTGCTAAAAATCGGTATCAGTGTTGGAGTTATGAAGCCATTCGCGTCAGGAAACAGAAAAGATGCTATAAACTTAACAAAATCAGCAAAAAATAAAGAAAATATTTCAACAATAAACCCAATATTTTTCAAACAACCTCTTGCCCCGCTATCCTGTACAAACATAACTGGCAAAAAAATTAATATTAACAATGTCTTTAATAATTTTATCAACCTAAAAAATAAATACGATTTTATACTCGTTGAAGGCATTGGCGGTGTAATGGTACCAATTACCAAAAATTACTTTGTTGCAGACCTTATTAAAGCTATGGGGCTTGGCGCTATTGTTGTCGCAAACCCAAAGCTTGGCACAATAAACCACACATTACTTACACTTGATAAGCTTAAAAACAAAAAAATTCCAGTTGTAGGTATAGTGCTTTCTGGATGGAGCGGTAAAACACTTGCCGAAAAAACAAATCCAAAGATTTTGGCAGACATCACTAAACTGCCGGTAATTCTTTTGAAAATGAATGGTAAGTTTGATATAAAATCACTAAAAAAAGTGGGGCTATTAGATGAAAACCATTGACTTAGACAAAAAATACATCTGGCACCCGTTTACCCAAATGAGTGAGTGGATAAAAAATGAGCCGTCAGAAGTACTTTCTATAGAAAAAGCTAAGGGCAACTATCTTTATGATTCAA
This Endomicrobiales bacterium DNA region includes the following protein-coding sequences:
- a CDS encoding beta-ketoacyl-[acyl-carrier-protein] synthase family protein — encoded protein: MIKNTPVITGIGLATPLGLGREKSWQALVQSKSAVKKGANAIAQISELAVPNDVRALSIAFFACAEAINDAALSAELLKSTNTGCVFSSSKPYIADHKKLNFNSFINQDSLGVQITNILGIKGTLLNFSAACATGTLSIIKAAQLVQNGECDIVIAGSAESPLNALYIAAFNNMGVTTKNLPRPFDKNRDGFAIGEGAGAIIVESKKSALLRGAKIYGEIAGWNISNSATKAFGATNIKITAEAIKKTLANCSFQVPNYINAHGTATKENDFAECWAIQEAFGSKTQSLCVSSTKAATGHTLGSSGAIEAAFCLLAMRDNIAPPTLNYETPDDSLPNINFVPNYAQNLNIDSALSFSFGFGGATAILALKKYE
- the bioF gene encoding 8-amino-7-oxononanoate synthase, with product MNKKILLELEKIKKQGLLRALVQLLPLHNSRAEINGKTFINFSSNNYLSLSKNPLVIASACSAAKKYGSGSCASRLVCGNYSLHKELEEKLTSFKGTEAALVFPSGFQANCGTLSAIAGIGDCIIMDEYNHASLWEGAKLSKSRIFAYEHKNIDALEKILKRSIPYNQKFIITDSVFSMDGDLAPLKEIFKLAKTYNATVIVDEAHAIGVFGESGAGLCEALNIKEENALYLGTLSKAFGSQGGFVCGSKELIEFIINRSRAFIYSTSLAPACAGAAIKAIDLTVDAKKQRKELLANAQYLRNQLNQMGFDTLKSESQIIPILIGDSVNVLDFSKKLYESSIFAPAIRPPTVPDGTARIRISLNTSHTNEDIEKLIEAIKNAKESIKDVRLNII
- the bioD gene encoding dethiobiotin synthase, with the protein product MKKIKGIFITGTGTDVGKTYVACKIADALLKIGISVGVMKPFASGNRKDAINLTKSAKNKENISTINPIFFKQPLAPLSCTNITGKKININNVFNNFINLKNKYDFILVEGIGGVMVPITKNYFVADLIKAMGLGAIVVANPKLGTINHTLLTLDKLKNKKIPVVGIVLSGWSGKTLAEKTNPKILADITKLPVILLKMNGKFDIKSLKKVGLLDENH